The following are encoded in a window of Thermoanaerobacter ethanolicus JW 200 genomic DNA:
- a CDS encoding sensor histidine kinase, producing the protein MSKNRLFKKLFISNIIIILITLSILSGMFYLMFQNYYFADKEKIMLEEAQEINAILNEFAVGDINIDKWNQELNVVTRLINATVWIVDKEGLIYSQSQQQGKAWTGVSLSKEEIKSILDGQSVVKKGYFGGKFNQPVLTVGVPLVINGRIEGAIFMHAPLTEMNKTIINIFILMLLSGGVALIIGFVLISYTSSKISQPLKEMSLAVQQVAKGNFSARVQHKEEDEIGDLAKSFNVMAKELEQLEDMRKDFVANVSHELRSPLTSIQGYIDGILDGTIPKEKACDYLKIVQKETRRMSRLINDFLEMTKLESGQFPLNKTEFDINELIRLAVIKFEKRIVEKDLTVKVDFEEDRRIVIADKDKIEQVLTNLIDNAIKFSKEKGIIHIFTEIKDDKAFITIKDNGIGISPEDQEHIWDRFYKADKSRGKDGAGLGLYIVKRIINAHNEEIWVESELGKGTAFTFTLPMKKF; encoded by the coding sequence TTGAGCAAAAATAGACTCTTTAAAAAACTTTTTATAAGCAATATAATTATCATCCTTATTACTTTGTCTATCCTTTCAGGGATGTTTTATCTGATGTTTCAAAACTATTATTTTGCCGACAAAGAAAAAATAATGTTGGAAGAGGCTCAAGAAATAAATGCAATTTTAAATGAATTTGCAGTAGGTGACATAAATATAGATAAATGGAATCAAGAATTAAATGTTGTTACTAGGTTGATTAATGCTACTGTATGGATCGTGGATAAAGAAGGGCTAATTTACAGTCAATCACAGCAGCAGGGCAAAGCGTGGACAGGAGTAAGCCTCAGTAAAGAAGAAATAAAAAGCATTTTAGATGGACAATCTGTTGTAAAAAAAGGATATTTTGGTGGTAAATTTAATCAGCCTGTTTTGACAGTAGGAGTGCCTCTTGTTATAAATGGCCGTATTGAAGGGGCTATATTTATGCATGCACCTTTGACAGAAATGAATAAAACCATTATAAACATTTTTATTTTAATGCTTTTATCTGGAGGAGTAGCTCTTATAATAGGTTTTGTGCTCATTTCTTATACTTCCAGTAAAATATCTCAGCCTCTTAAAGAAATGAGCTTGGCTGTTCAGCAGGTAGCGAAGGGGAATTTTTCAGCAAGGGTGCAACATAAAGAAGAAGATGAAATAGGGGATTTAGCTAAATCCTTTAATGTTATGGCAAAAGAATTAGAACAATTAGAAGATATGAGAAAAGATTTTGTGGCAAATGTTTCCCATGAATTGAGGTCTCCATTGACCTCTATACAAGGATATATAGATGGGATATTAGATGGTACTATTCCAAAGGAAAAAGCTTGCGATTATCTTAAAATAGTGCAAAAAGAAACAAGGAGGATGTCTCGACTCATAAATGATTTCCTTGAAATGACTAAACTTGAGTCAGGGCAATTCCCACTTAATAAGACTGAATTTGATATAAATGAACTTATAAGACTGGCCGTTATAAAGTTTGAAAAAAGGATAGTGGAAAAAGATCTAACTGTTAAAGTCGATTTTGAAGAAGACAGAAGAATAGTTATAGCTGATAAAGATAAGATAGAACAAGTTTTGACAAATCTTATAGACAATGCAATAAAATTTTCTAAAGAAAAGGGTATAATTCATATTTTTACTGAAATAAAAGATGACAAGGCATTTATTACTATAAAAGATAATGGAATAGGTATTTCTCCAGAAGACCAAGAGCATATATGGGATAGATTTTATAAAGCGGACAAATCGAGAGGGAAAGATGGAGCAGGCCTTGGACTTTATATAGTAAAGCGCATTATAAATGCTCATAATGAGGAGATATGGGTAGAAAGTGAACTCGGTAAAGGTACAGCATTTACTTTTACTTTACCGATGAAAAAATTTTAA
- a CDS encoding response regulator transcription factor — protein MGENEKIYVVDDDKNICEIVSLYLEKEGFDVEQIYDGQSALKKIQEKPPKLVILDIMLPGIDGIALCREVRKFSKVPIIMLTAKGDTLDKVLALEIGADDYIVKPFDGKELVARVKAVLRRYEPESDEKQAVSYPDLYVSLSEYKVVYKGQNVDLTPKELELLYFLCTHPNRVFTRDQLLENVWGYDYMGDSRTVDVHIKRLREKMGDGPNWKLTTVWGVGYKFEVN, from the coding sequence GTGGGAGAGAATGAAAAAATTTATGTGGTGGATGATGATAAAAATATATGTGAAATAGTTTCTTTGTACCTTGAAAAAGAAGGTTTTGATGTAGAGCAGATATACGATGGGCAAAGCGCACTAAAGAAAATACAAGAAAAACCACCAAAGCTCGTCATACTTGACATAATGTTGCCAGGAATTGATGGTATAGCTCTTTGCAGAGAAGTCAGAAAATTCTCAAAAGTACCTATAATAATGCTTACCGCAAAAGGGGATACACTTGATAAGGTATTGGCTTTAGAGATTGGCGCTGATGACTACATCGTAAAGCCCTTTGACGGGAAAGAATTAGTAGCAAGAGTTAAAGCGGTTTTAAGAAGATATGAACCGGAAAGTGATGAAAAACAGGCTGTTTCTTATCCAGACCTTTATGTAAGTTTGAGCGAATATAAAGTTGTTTATAAAGGGCAAAATGTGGATTTAACTCCCAAAGAGTTAGAACTTTTATATTTTTTATGTACACATCCCAACAGGGTTTTCACGAGAGACCAGCTATTAGAAAATGTATGGGGTTATGATTATATGGGAGATAGTCGTACAGTAGATGTTCATATAAAGCGGCTTAGAGAGAAAATGGGAGATGGTCCTAATTGGAAACTTACCACCGTATGGGGTGTAGGCTATAAATTTGAGGTGAACTAA
- a CDS encoding ribose-phosphate diphosphokinase, producing MARYTNSLKIFSGNSNPKLASEIAEHLGLKLCDSEVGTFSDGEISVRIGESVRGASVFVIQSTCAPVNNNLMELLIMIDAFKRASAAEINAVIPYYGYARQDRKAKARDPITAKLVADLITAAGAHRVVTMDLHAPQIQGYFNIPVDHLLGGPILAKYFIDKELGDDVVVVSPDHGSVTRARYFAEKLNAPLAIIDKRRPKANVAEIMNIIGDVRGKKAILVDDLIDTAGTLVQGAEALLDSGATEVYACATHGVLSGPAIERLKESPIKELVITDTIPLPEEKKIDKIKVRSVAPLFAEAILRIHEGMSVSKLFV from the coding sequence ATGGCGAGATATACTAATTCTCTAAAAATTTTTTCAGGAAATTCAAATCCTAAGTTAGCCAGTGAAATAGCAGAGCATCTTGGACTCAAGCTTTGCGATTCAGAAGTAGGGACTTTTAGTGATGGTGAGATTAGTGTAAGGATTGGAGAAAGTGTAAGAGGTGCAAGCGTTTTTGTCATTCAGTCGACTTGTGCACCTGTTAACAACAACTTAATGGAATTATTGATAATGATTGATGCTTTTAAAAGGGCATCTGCGGCTGAAATCAATGCAGTTATACCTTACTATGGTTATGCAAGACAAGACAGAAAAGCAAAGGCGAGGGACCCAATTACTGCAAAGCTTGTAGCTGACCTTATAACTGCAGCAGGAGCTCATAGAGTTGTTACAATGGATCTCCATGCTCCTCAAATACAAGGCTATTTTAATATTCCTGTTGACCATTTGTTAGGAGGACCTATTCTTGCGAAATATTTTATTGACAAAGAATTGGGAGATGATGTAGTAGTTGTTTCCCCTGATCACGGCAGTGTTACAAGGGCGAGGTATTTTGCAGAAAAATTGAATGCTCCTCTTGCTATTATTGACAAAAGAAGGCCAAAGGCTAATGTAGCAGAGATAATGAATATAATAGGTGATGTAAGAGGGAAAAAGGCTATTTTGGTAGATGACCTTATTGATACTGCTGGTACTTTGGTGCAAGGTGCAGAGGCTCTTCTTGACAGTGGTGCTACTGAAGTTTATGCTTGCGCGACCCACGGAGTGCTGTCAGGTCCTGCGATTGAAAGGTTAAAAGAATCACCAATAAAAGAATTGGTTATAACAGATACAATCCCTCTTCCTGAAGAGAAAAAAATTGATAAAATTAAAGTTCGGTCTGTGGCTCCTTTATTTGCAGAAGCAATTTTGAGAATCCACGAAGGCATGTCTGTCAGTAAATTGTTTGTGTAG
- the glmU gene encoding bifunctional UDP-N-acetylglucosamine diphosphorylase/glucosamine-1-phosphate N-acetyltransferase GlmU, whose translation MEGLVTLILAAGLGKRMKSKHPKVVHKVCGKPMIEWVVDAVEEIGSKEVIVVVGHKAEEVKEVLKERVKYAYQEVQLGTGHAVMMAEDLLPEEGNVLILTGDTPLITSNTLKELINFHIKERNSVTILSSVLEDPTGYGRIIRDESGNVIKIVEDKDASEEEKSIHEINSAMYVMDIAKLKKALRMITNNNAQGEYYLTDAVEIIRDMDGKIGAFTVPSEEITGVNSRVQLFEAEKIMRKRINYRHMENGVTIVDPDTTYIGAEVEIGADTVILPGCVIEGKTKIGSDCEIGPNCRIVDSEIGDGCSVTYSVILSSKIENNVKIGPFAHIRPETVIQSNVKIGDFVEIKKSIIDEGSKVPHLTYVGDAEVGKNVNMGCGSITVNYDGKQKYKTVIGDNVFVGCNVNLVAPVKIGNNAYIAAGSTITEDVPEGALAIARSRQTNKEGWVQERIKKGRL comes from the coding sequence TTGGAAGGGCTAGTGACGCTTATTTTAGCAGCGGGGCTTGGAAAAAGGATGAAATCTAAGCATCCAAAGGTGGTTCATAAAGTCTGTGGTAAACCGATGATAGAATGGGTAGTAGATGCGGTAGAAGAGATAGGCAGTAAAGAAGTAATTGTAGTAGTCGGCCACAAAGCAGAAGAGGTAAAGGAAGTTTTAAAAGAAAGAGTCAAGTATGCTTATCAAGAAGTGCAGTTAGGCACAGGTCATGCTGTGATGATGGCAGAAGACTTACTCCCTGAGGAAGGCAATGTGCTGATTTTGACAGGAGATACACCTCTTATTACCTCCAATACCTTAAAAGAATTAATAAATTTTCATATTAAAGAGCGCAACAGTGTTACAATTTTGTCTTCAGTATTAGAGGACCCTACAGGTTATGGGAGGATAATAAGGGATGAAAGTGGAAACGTTATAAAGATTGTGGAAGATAAAGATGCATCGGAAGAAGAAAAAAGCATCCATGAGATAAATTCTGCCATGTACGTTATGGATATAGCCAAACTAAAAAAAGCGCTAAGAATGATAACAAATAATAACGCACAGGGTGAATATTATCTGACGGATGCTGTGGAAATTATAAGAGATATGGATGGAAAAATTGGCGCTTTTACTGTACCTTCAGAGGAGATAACGGGAGTAAATTCAAGGGTGCAGCTTTTTGAAGCAGAGAAAATAATGAGAAAGCGGATTAATTATCGTCATATGGAAAACGGAGTAACAATAGTGGACCCTGATACCACTTATATAGGAGCTGAAGTGGAGATTGGAGCTGATACTGTAATATTGCCTGGTTGTGTTATAGAAGGGAAAACGAAAATAGGAAGTGATTGTGAGATAGGGCCTAATTGTAGGATTGTAGATTCGGAAATCGGAGATGGATGTAGTGTCACGTATTCGGTAATACTCTCTTCAAAAATAGAAAATAATGTTAAAATAGGACCTTTTGCCCACATAAGACCAGAAACTGTGATACAGAGTAATGTCAAAATAGGGGACTTTGTGGAGATAAAGAAGTCAATAATTGATGAAGGAAGTAAAGTTCCTCATCTTACGTATGTGGGAGACGCGGAAGTTGGTAAAAATGTCAATATGGGATGTGGCTCTATTACAGTTAATTATGATGGTAAACAAAAATACAAGACAGTGATAGGAGATAATGTTTTCGTGGGGTGTAATGTAAATCTTGTAGCGCCAGTAAAGATTGGAAATAATGCTTATATTGCTGCTGGTTCAACTATAACAGAGGATGTTCCTGAAGGAGCACTTGCCATAGCTAGAAGTAGGCAAACTAATAAAGAGGGCTGGGTACAGGAAAGAATAAAAAAAGGGAGGCTTTAA
- the spoVG gene encoding septation regulator SpoVG: MEITDVRVRKINEEGKMKAVVSVTFDNEFVVHDIKVIEGQNGLFIAMPSRKTPEGEFKDIAHPINSDTRNRLQSAILKEYEKAKEQESAHKE; this comes from the coding sequence ATGGAGATTACAGACGTAAGGGTGAGAAAAATTAATGAAGAAGGCAAAATGAAGGCTGTAGTTTCTGTAACCTTTGACAATGAGTTTGTGGTTCACGATATAAAGGTTATAGAGGGCCAAAATGGGTTGTTTATTGCTATGCCAAGTCGAAAGACTCCCGAAGGGGAGTTTAAAGATATTGCTCACCCTATAAATTCAGACACAAGAAATAGATTACAAAGCGCTATTTTAAAAGAATATGAAAAAGCAAAAGAACAAGAATCTGCACATAAGGAATAA
- the purR gene encoding pur operon repressor — MDKYKRYERLAAIVKIFSENPNTLINLEYFMNFFGIAKSTASEDIDILKSVIEKFNFGKLITLPGAGGGVKYIPIANIKSYLPFVQEIKEKLKDPSRIIPGGFLYTADLIYSPNIVTKIGEILVFPFLDKNVDAIVTVETKGIPIALMCARTLNVPLVIIRKDSRVTEGSFVSINYISGSQRHIRSMSLARRSLQKGSRVLLIDDFMKAGGTIRGMMELMEEFDAEVVGAGVMISTEKPENKLVDNYISVFVLKNMEEEKNIIDIEISDWILKG; from the coding sequence ATGGATAAGTACAAACGTTATGAACGATTGGCAGCAATCGTTAAGATATTTAGTGAAAATCCTAATACACTAATAAATTTGGAGTATTTTATGAATTTTTTTGGTATAGCTAAATCTACTGCCTCGGAAGATATCGATATTTTAAAGAGTGTAATAGAAAAATTTAATTTTGGTAAATTAATTACATTACCTGGGGCTGGTGGTGGAGTAAAATACATTCCTATAGCTAATATTAAAAGTTATTTGCCTTTTGTACAAGAAATAAAGGAAAAATTAAAGGACCCGTCGAGAATAATTCCCGGAGGTTTTCTGTATACTGCCGATTTGATTTATTCTCCCAATATTGTAACAAAAATTGGTGAAATTTTAGTGTTTCCTTTTTTGGATAAAAACGTTGACGCGATTGTTACTGTGGAGACCAAGGGTATACCTATTGCCTTGATGTGCGCAAGGACGCTTAACGTTCCACTAGTAATAATCAGAAAAGATAGTAGAGTTACAGAAGGTTCTTTTGTATCTATTAATTATATTTCTGGGTCTCAAAGACACATACGTTCTATGTCTTTGGCTAGAAGGTCTTTGCAAAAAGGTTCTAGAGTATTGTTGATAGATGACTTTATGAAAGCAGGCGGAACGATTAGAGGTATGATGGAACTTATGGAGGAATTTGATGCTGAAGTAGTTGGTGCAGGAGTTATGATTTCGACGGAAAAACCGGAGAATAAGCTGGTGGATAATTACATTTCAGTTTTTGTGTTAAAAAATATGGAGGAGGAGAAAAATATAATTGATATTGAAATAAGCGACTGGATATTGAAGGGTTAA
- the murC gene encoding UDP-N-acetylmuramate--L-alanine ligase has product MDINLENFKRVHFIGIGGISMSGLAHILLNNGHIVTGSDIKNSHIIERLRQEGAVITIPHNENSVIGADLVVYTAAIHEDNPEYQKAKELNIPTIDRATLLGLIMKKYKYGIAVAGSHGKTTTTSLISVILDGMGFDPTVLVGGEVDVIGGNVRVGNSEYFLTEACEYTDSFLKFYPYIAVILNVDSDHLDYFKNIDNIKQSFRQFANLVPPDGFVVACKDDANTMYVVNGLNKNIVTYGIYQDSDWKAKNISFDDKGCAIFDVYYKEEYMGNFKLSIPGKHNVYNALAALAVSHLVGIDIKKASHYLTEFKGTHRRFEIKGIVDGITIVDDYAHHPAEIKATLEAAKNYPHKRIICIFQPHTYSRTKSLLNDFAGSFDNADKIIIADIYAAREKDTGIVSSKDLVELISQRGKDVLYLKDFDSIVEYLNKNAKTGDLVLTVGAGNIYEVGEMFLKGHKKTVEA; this is encoded by the coding sequence ATGGATATAAATCTTGAAAACTTTAAAAGAGTGCATTTTATAGGAATTGGCGGTATAAGTATGAGCGGTTTAGCTCATATACTTTTGAATAACGGCCATATAGTAACAGGTTCAGATATAAAAAATTCTCATATAATCGAAAGGTTAAGACAAGAAGGAGCAGTTATAACAATACCTCACAATGAAAACAGTGTCATAGGTGCTGATTTAGTAGTGTATACAGCTGCTATTCATGAAGATAATCCTGAATATCAAAAAGCTAAAGAATTAAATATACCTACTATAGATAGAGCTACCCTTTTAGGTCTCATTATGAAAAAATACAAATACGGCATTGCTGTTGCAGGAAGTCATGGAAAGACAACTACTACTTCTTTAATATCTGTAATACTCGATGGTATGGGATTTGACCCAACAGTTTTAGTAGGAGGAGAAGTAGATGTAATAGGAGGAAATGTGAGAGTTGGAAACAGTGAATATTTTCTCACAGAAGCTTGTGAATATACAGATAGTTTTCTAAAGTTTTATCCTTACATAGCTGTTATACTAAATGTCGATTCAGACCACTTAGATTACTTCAAAAATATTGACAACATAAAACAGTCTTTTAGGCAATTTGCTAATTTAGTTCCACCAGATGGATTTGTGGTAGCATGCAAAGATGATGCAAACACCATGTATGTTGTAAATGGGTTAAATAAAAACATTGTGACCTATGGTATTTACCAAGATAGTGATTGGAAAGCAAAAAACATAAGTTTTGATGACAAAGGCTGTGCAATTTTTGACGTTTATTATAAAGAGGAATATATGGGCAATTTTAAATTATCAATACCCGGAAAACACAATGTTTACAACGCCTTAGCTGCTTTGGCAGTAAGTCACCTTGTAGGAATTGACATAAAAAAAGCTTCTCATTATTTAACTGAATTCAAAGGCACTCATAGAAGATTCGAAATAAAAGGAATAGTTGACGGCATAACAATTGTGGATGACTATGCTCATCACCCTGCTGAAATTAAAGCAACTTTAGAAGCAGCAAAAAATTATCCTCATAAAAGAATTATTTGTATATTCCAGCCACATACTTACTCAAGAACTAAATCTTTGCTTAATGATTTTGCAGGGTCCTTTGACAATGCGGATAAAATAATAATAGCTGACATATACGCCGCAAGAGAAAAAGACACAGGAATTGTTTCTTCTAAAGATTTAGTGGAACTAATCTCTCAAAGAGGAAAGGATGTTTTGTACTTAAAAGACTTTGACTCTATAGTTGAGTATTTAAACAAAAATGCAAAAACAGGCGATTTAGTATTAACAGTTGGAGCAGGAAATATCTACGAAGTAGGAGAAATGTTTTTAAAAGGCCATAAAAAAACTGTAGAAGCATAG
- a CDS encoding nucleotidyltransferase domain-containing protein, whose protein sequence is MKLLKLIYIDEIYKSEIEKIKNQIIRQFNPEKIILFGSCAANTMKFDSDIDLCIVIDTENKRKIKTEIYGIEHSIPIDIIVYTPEEWNKHIKSKQSFAYVINSEGVVLYDRQ, encoded by the coding sequence TTGAAGCTACTAAAGTTAATATATATTGATGAAATTTATAAAAGTGAAATAGAAAAAATAAAAAATCAGATCATTAGACAGTTTAATCCAGAAAAAATAATTTTATTCGGCTCGTGTGCTGCAAATACAATGAAGTTTGATAGCGATATAGATTTATGTATTGTTATTGATACTGAAAATAAAAGAAAAATTAAAACTGAGATATATGGTATAGAACACAGTATTCCAATAGATATAATAGTTTACACACCGGAAGAATGGAATAAACACATAAAAAGCAAGCAAAGTTTTGCCTATGTAATAAATTCAGAAGGAGTTGTTTTGTATGACAGACAGTAA
- a CDS encoding LacI family DNA-binding transcriptional regulator yields MNVTIKDVAKRANVAPSTVSRVIADNPRISKETKERVWKAMEELGYYPNAIARSLASKVTNTLGLIMPRSTEEAFSNPFFPEVMRGISVVAHREKYDLLLSTSGNQEEEKEAVINMVKGKRVDGIILLSSRTTDELIPWLRDEKFPFVVIGKPLDAKGVYWVDNDNIGASKLATNYLIKHGHREIAFISGSLEYVVSLDRLDGYKLALEENGIPFKRELVEQDEFSEDGGYRAMMRILEREKPTAVVVTDDVMAFGVIRAAIDKGYRVPEDISIVGFNNIPLSAFANPPLTTIDISTFDLGIKSAELLIARLKQKDVDIDHIIVPVKLVERKSCVAR; encoded by the coding sequence ATGAATGTAACGATTAAAGATGTGGCAAAGAGGGCAAATGTTGCTCCTTCTACTGTATCGAGGGTTATTGCTGATAATCCACGTATAAGTAAAGAGACAAAAGAAAGAGTTTGGAAGGCGATGGAGGAATTGGGGTATTATCCAAATGCCATTGCCAGAAGCCTTGCAAGTAAGGTGACAAATACTTTGGGACTTATAATGCCTCGCTCCACAGAAGAAGCTTTTTCAAATCCTTTTTTCCCAGAAGTTATGAGGGGCATAAGTGTTGTTGCCCATAGAGAAAAGTATGATTTGCTTTTGTCGACATCTGGAAATCAAGAAGAGGAAAAAGAAGCGGTTATAAATATGGTAAAAGGCAAACGAGTAGATGGAATAATTCTTTTATCTTCCCGTACAACCGATGAACTTATACCTTGGTTAAGAGATGAAAAATTTCCTTTTGTGGTAATAGGTAAGCCTCTTGATGCTAAAGGTGTATATTGGGTTGACAATGACAATATAGGGGCTTCTAAGCTTGCTACTAATTACCTTATTAAACATGGGCATAGAGAAATTGCTTTTATAAGTGGTTCATTGGAATATGTAGTGAGTTTAGATAGGTTAGATGGTTATAAACTTGCCCTTGAGGAAAATGGAATACCTTTTAAGAGAGAGTTGGTGGAACAAGACGAGTTTTCAGAAGACGGTGGATACAGGGCGATGATGAGAATATTAGAAAGAGAAAAACCTACTGCAGTTGTGGTTACTGATGATGTTATGGCATTTGGTGTTATAAGGGCTGCAATAGATAAAGGATATAGAGTTCCTGAGGATATATCAATAGTAGGGTTTAACAACATTCCCTTGTCAGCTTTTGCAAACCCACCCCTTACGACAATAGATATTTCTACATTTGATTTGGGGATTAAGTCTGCAGAACTTTTGATTGCAAGGTTAAAGCAAAAGGATGTAGACATAGACCACATCATTGTACCTGTAAAGCTTGTGGAGAGGAAATCTTGTGTTGCAAGATAA
- a CDS encoding CPBP family intramembrane glutamic endopeptidase, producing MRPDEKDVSKLYFFVMLLLITVGYLVQKASLYIGILITEFFLVLLPVILYLLFKRYDVKYVLRLNPIKGDQAFLVIIIAALGWIVSGFFALLTNYFLSKLGKIPVMPIPAASNTQELFMQILIFGAVAACCEEIFMRGLVMRSFEMRGSIKSIFITAIFFAMLHLNVQNFLGILFLGSLLGYVVYRTNSIYGGMIGHFTNNTISVLLSYFIAQQNLGKVTPLQQVDIPFIVVIGYGIFALFAAILLYVLLRYLKKVTDPYVIRGTTKLKEDLYIFLHWPVLLSVLVFLYRITEQILKIAGVI from the coding sequence ATGCGACCAGATGAAAAAGATGTAAGTAAGTTGTACTTTTTTGTCATGTTACTTCTCATAACAGTGGGATATTTGGTGCAAAAGGCTTCTTTATATATAGGTATACTAATCACAGAATTTTTTCTTGTTTTACTGCCTGTTATTCTTTACCTTCTTTTTAAAAGATATGATGTAAAATATGTTTTAAGGTTAAATCCTATAAAGGGTGATCAAGCTTTTTTAGTGATAATAATAGCTGCTTTAGGTTGGATAGTATCAGGTTTTTTTGCACTTTTAACAAATTACTTTCTATCTAAATTAGGTAAAATTCCGGTTATGCCAATACCTGCAGCTTCCAATACACAAGAACTTTTTATGCAAATTCTAATATTTGGAGCTGTAGCTGCCTGCTGTGAAGAAATATTTATGCGAGGACTTGTTATGAGAAGTTTTGAAATGAGAGGTTCTATAAAGAGTATTTTTATAACCGCTATATTCTTTGCAATGCTTCATTTAAATGTGCAAAATTTTTTAGGTATACTTTTTCTCGGTAGTTTATTGGGATATGTGGTGTATAGAACTAATTCCATATATGGAGGAATGATAGGCCATTTTACAAATAACACTATTTCTGTATTGTTATCCTATTTTATAGCACAACAAAACTTAGGAAAAGTAACTCCATTACAACAGGTAGATATTCCATTTATTGTTGTCATTGGTTATGGGATTTTTGCATTATTTGCTGCTATTCTTTTGTATGTGCTATTAAGATATTTGAAGAAAGTAACTGACCCATATGTTATCCGCGGTACTACAAAGTTAAAAGAAGACTTATATATTTTCTTGCATTGGCCTGTACTTTTATCAGTGTTAGTATTTTTGTATAGAATTACTGAACAGATATTAAAAATAGCTGGGGTTATATAA
- a CDS encoding transposase, which produces MYQLQLLLNIPELFTSQSKIDFYSSMLKNLDLSSIPEFPSSSPGRKGYSHHAMFRAFIVMQAERFGTISDLLDYLHNNLIIAHLCGFNILKPLPSYWTFRRFINEFSHDYLTTIFQNQVNILKNMGIISGEFISMDSTPIKTNTRLNNPKSFSKNKFSKDNQPKSDKDCKLGVYSASNDSSNKRYKFYWGYKNHIIVDAISGLPIAETTTPADVPDFEVALSLLEKTNKWFNLKYVNFIADKGYDVKKLYNYVRNILHGHCFIPLNKRNSKNPPLTDDGYMVCEAGIKMLKDGKQYFDGFIKQKFVCKFCNSKDDSACPIKHPKYFNGKKHRGCTKYAIISSDYRSSINRDSLYFKAVYKLRIESERYNSRFKALDFEKAYVRNINSVSNLNTFGHITLLTVAIVAIKLGKFDEFKSLVGLMQSA; this is translated from the coding sequence ATGTACCAGCTTCAATTACTTTTAAATATACCTGAACTCTTTACTTCCCAGTCTAAAATTGATTTCTATTCTTCTATGCTTAAAAATCTAGACTTGTCTTCAATACCTGAATTCCCTTCCTCTAGTCCTGGCCGTAAGGGTTACTCTCATCATGCAATGTTTAGAGCTTTTATTGTTATGCAAGCTGAAAGATTCGGTACAATTTCTGACCTTTTAGATTATCTCCACAATAATCTTATCATTGCTCATCTTTGTGGCTTTAACATCCTTAAACCTCTTCCTTCTTATTGGACTTTCCGCCGTTTTATTAATGAGTTCTCTCATGATTATTTAACCACTATCTTTCAAAATCAAGTCAATATCCTCAAAAATATGGGCATTATCTCTGGTGAGTTTATTTCCATGGACTCTACCCCTATTAAAACTAACACTAGGTTAAATAACCCTAAGTCTTTTTCTAAAAATAAATTCTCTAAAGATAATCAGCCTAAGTCTGATAAGGATTGTAAATTAGGCGTTTATTCTGCTTCTAATGATTCTTCTAATAAACGTTATAAGTTTTATTGGGGCTATAAAAATCATATTATTGTTGATGCTATCTCTGGATTACCTATCGCTGAAACTACTACTCCCGCTGATGTCCCTGATTTTGAAGTTGCTTTGTCTTTACTTGAAAAGACTAATAAGTGGTTTAACCTTAAGTATGTTAATTTTATTGCTGATAAAGGCTATGATGTTAAGAAACTTTATAATTATGTTAGAAATATTCTCCACGGTCATTGCTTTATTCCTCTTAACAAGCGTAATTCTAAAAATCCCCCTCTGACTGATGATGGTTATATGGTCTGTGAAGCGGGTATTAAAATGCTTAAAGATGGCAAGCAATATTTTGATGGTTTTATTAAGCAAAAATTTGTTTGCAAGTTCTGTAATTCTAAGGATGATTCTGCCTGCCCTATAAAGCATCCTAAATATTTTAATGGCAAAAAGCATAGAGGCTGTACTAAGTATGCTATTATATCTTCTGATTATAGGTCCTCTATTAATAGAGACTCCCTATATTTTAAGGCTGTCTATAAATTGAGGATTGAATCAGAAAGATATAATTCCCGCTTTAAAGCTCTGGATTTTGAAAAAGCTTATGTCAGAAATATTAATTCTGTCAGCAACCTTAATACTTTTGGCCATATTACTTTGCTTACTGTCGCTATTGTAGCTATTAAACTGGGTAAATTTGATGAGTTTAAGTCCCTTGTTGGTCTGATGCAATCGGCTTAA